The genomic region GCCCCAGCAGGTTTTGCAGTGATGCTTGCTTCATGTCTGCAATGGCCACGTGGTGCTTCACAAGAATCTGGCTTAAGGCCGCTAAGACGCCGGGCCGATCAGGTCCAGAGACCGTGACTATCAACATGGTATTTTTTTCCCGTACACCCCAAAATCTTGCGGGCTGCCATCCTTTTTCCGCGGTTTTCTTCAAATATGGCAGAAAGCAGCTTAATATGCAACGCGAATACCTTCCTTTTTCAGGGGCTACCTAGGGGGACGTCCATTGGATTATAGGTTTACTTCGCCTGGTCGGAGGGGCAAAAGGGCTACGTTCTTCACTTTTAAAGTTTTCTATCGGCGAAGTCTTTTGATAAAGGTTGTTGCGCAAAAGGACTAGAGAACGTCCACCAAAACAACCAGGAAGTCGCGTTTCGGGTTTAGGGTTTTGATTGGCGGATTAAGATACTTATATATCGATGGAGTATTTTAGTAGCTTATGGACGTCCCGGTGGTCCTCGATTTCTTCGCGAAGATGCTTTCCCTGAAGAGAAGTAACTCCTTCCGGGCACGGAAGCGGGGATGACCACCGAATCGGCACTGAATCATTAAACTTATAGGCGATACAAATGAACGGAATCGTCCGGGCGGACATCAAACAGGGAACGCGTGTTAAGGTTGTACAGAAACAGGATCAGCGATCCAAAAAACTTACGGAAGGCATCGTTAAGGATGTTCTCACGAAATCCGCCACACATCCACATGGGATCAAGGTTCGTTTGGAAAGCGGCATTGTAGGGCGCGTGAAAAAGCTCATTCCCTGAAGTCCGCATTGATCTTTCAGGGCGCCGTAAAGGTGTCCACAAAAAATAAGAAACTAAAATATATCGATGGAGTTA from Deltaproteobacteria bacterium harbors:
- a CDS encoding YwbE family protein codes for the protein MNGIVRADIKQGTRVKVVQKQDQRSKKLTEGIVKDVLTKSATHPHGIKVRLESGIVGRVKKLIP